Within Candidatus Polarisedimenticolaceae bacterium, the genomic segment CGAGGGCCCGCTCGCAGCACCGCGTGACCTTCTCCCCGACGACGCTTCCCATCGAGCCGCCCATGAACCCGTACTCCATCACGGCGATCACGACCGGTTGGCCGCCGAGCAGCCCCTCGCTGGAGATCAGGGCGTCCTTGAGCCCCGTCGAGCTCTGGTAGTCCTTGATCCGCTTCGCGTACGCCTTCGTGTCGGAGAAGCCCAGCGCGTCCACCGGGGAGATCTCGGTGTCGAACTCCCGGAACTGGCCGTCGTCGTACAGGCCGGCGAGACGCTCCCGCGCGCTGATGCGGAAGTGGTAGTTGCACTTCGGGCAGACGTTCGCGTTGGCCGCGACCTCGCGCTTGTAGATGATCTCCTTGCAGTTGTCGCACTTCACCCACAGGCCTTCCGGAACCTGGAACTTCCGGTCGGTCGCCTGCGGCTTGAAGGTGGTTTTTTCCTTCTTGAACCACGCCATGGCCCGGAGACGCTAACGCCCCTCCCGGGGACGGTCAAGCGATTCGACGGGGGCTTTCGCCGGGCTTTCGGGAATCGCCGCTTCCTCGAAGACCCGGAACTTCGCGACGCGGCCGAGCTCGCGCAGGCGCTCGCGGTCCTTCGCGGGGACGATCGCGAGGTCGGCCTGGGCGATCACGAACAACGCACGGTCCCCGCGGCCGAGCCGCTCGCCGACCCGCTCGGCGGTCTCGAGGTGCTCGGGAATCCGGTCGGCATACCAGGTGAGACTCGGCGCACGGGCGCCGGCGAGGACGACCGGCCTCGCGGGATCGACGAGCGCGGGAATCGACGCGACCAGCGCGCGAGCGCTCCGCCGCTCCGAGAGCGGCCCCCCCGCCGAGACGATCGCCGCCACGAGGAAGACGGCGGTCGCGATCGCGGCGCCGCCGTGCACGAGGCGGGGCCGGGCGGCGAGGAGCCCCCACAACCCGGCGATCGACGCGAGGGCGAACGCCGCCGCGCCGACCGCGGCCGCCGGCCGGAGGTCCTGCTCGAGCTTCAGCGCCGAAGCGCCCCCGAGCCCGACCGCCAGGGACACCATCACGATCACGACGAAGCTCGACGCCCACCGGCGCCGTCGCGGATACGCGAGCTCCTGCCCGATCTCCCACGTCGCGACGAGCGCCGCCAGGGGGAACAGCGGAAGGATGTAATAGGGCTGCTTGCCCCGGGAGAGCGAGAACATCACGATGCCGGCGAAGAGCGCCCCGGCGGCCTGGAGCGCCGTCTGCGCCTCCGGGTCGTTCCGGCGCGCGATCAGCCGCACCAGCCCCGACAGGAGCGGACCCGCCCAGGGGAGCGCCCCGAGCAGCAGCACGGGGCCGAAGTACCAGGGCGGCTCCACGTGCGCCGTCCCCTCGAGCGACCGCTGCACGACCTCGTCGTGCAGCAGCGCGGCGACCCCGTCGAAACCGATGCGCTGCACGAACGCGAGCCCCCAGGGGAGCACCACCGCGGCGAAGGCGCCCAGGGTGAACGCCGCCGTCCGCCGGTGCGGCCACACGTCGCGTCCGGCCAGGGTGCGCCCCGCGAGCATGCAGACGAGGATCGTCAGCGGGCCGACCGGCCCCTTCGCGAGAAACGCCAGGCCCGCGAGGGCCCCGATCGCGATCCCGCGCTGGGCGCCGGGGCGGTCGGGAGTCCCGAGGTCGAGCGCGACGGCGGCGAAGACGTGCACCGAGAGGAGCGCATCGAGCATCCCGATCCGTCCCGAGCCGAAGACGAGCGGCATCGTCGCGAAGACCGCCATCGCCCAGATGCCGCCCTCGTCGCCGAAGCGACGCCGCGCCACCCAGCCGACGAGCAGGACCGATCCGAGGGTGGCGATCGCGGCGTGCAGCCGCGCGACCCCTTCCCCCGGTCCGGCGACCCAGAAGAGAAACGCCTGGATCCAGTGCACGAGCGGAGGCTTCACGAGGCGCGGCCGACCCTCGAACGTGGGGACGACGAGATCGCCGGAGCGCTGCATCTCGACCGAGGTCCGTGCGAACCGCGCCTCGTCGGGGTCGAGCAGGGCGGAACCGTCGAGGCCCAGCAGCAGGAGGAACGCCGCGGCCGCGGCGACCGCGCGATAAAGCCAGCGGAGATTGGCGTCCACGGACCCGTATCATAGCGGCCGCATCCCATGGACACGGTTGCCTGGCTCTACGGACTTCAGAAACTCGGGGTCAAGCTCGGCCTCGACGGGATCCGCGCGCTGCTCGAGATCGCGGACCGCCCCGATCGCGCCTTCCCTTCGATCCTCGTCGCGGGGACGAACGGGAAGGGATCGGTGGCCGCGATGCTCGACGCGATGCTGCGCGCGTCGGGTCGGAGGACGGGGCTGTACACCTCCCCGCATCTCGTCCGCCCGAACGAGCGGATCCGGATCGACGGAGCCGACGTCGACGACGCGACGCTGGAGGCGGGGCTCGCGCGCGTGCGCGCCTACTGCGAGCTCGGCCTCGCCGACGCGCGCCTGGCGGCGCACCCGTCGTTCTTCGAGGTGATGACCGTCGCCGCGCTCGAGTCGTTCCGGGACGCGCGCGTGGACGTCGCGGTCCTCGAGGTCGGCCTGGGAGGACGCCTCGACGCGACGAACGCGACCGAGCCGGTCGCGGGCGTGATCACCACGATCGGCATCGACCACGTCGCGCAGCTCGGAGCGTCGCTCGAGTCGATCGCGGCGGAGAAGGCGCACGTCGCGCGGAAGGGCCGACCGCTCGTGACGGGGGTGACGCAGCCGGCGCCGCTCGGCGTGATCCGCGACCACGCGCGAGCCGTCGGCGCGCTGCTCGTCGAGGCGCACGCCGCGACGCTCCCCGTCGACCCGGGCGAGGTCGGCCTTTCCGGCGCGCACCAGCGCGACAACGCCCGCGTGGCGCTCGTGGCCTTCGAGCGCCTCGCCGCGGAGATCGGGCTCTCCCCCGACCCGCGCGCGATGCGCGAGGGACTGCGCTCGGTACGCTGGCCCGCGCGCCTGCAGTGGATCGACGGAAGGCCGGCGATCCTCGTGGACGGCGCCCACAACGAGGACGGGGCGCAGGCGCTCGCCGCCCACCTCGACGGGCTGCGTCGCGGACGTCCGGTGCTGCTGTGCGCCGCCATGCGCGACAAGGACCCGGCGCGCATCCTCGGACCGATCGTCGCGCGCAGCGCCGCCGTCGTGGTCGCACGGCCGGGGGTGGAGCGCGCCGCCGACCCGGAAGAGCTCGCCGCGAGGCTCGCGCACCCGGGGCTCCCCGTGGAGGCGTGCGCCGAGGTGGGTGCCGCGCTCCGCCGCGCATGCGAGCTCGCCGGACCGACGGGGTGGGTCCTCGTCGCGGGGTCGTTGTACCTCGCCGGGGACGTGTTGCGTACCCTCCAGGGGGGGGAGGGAGCGGGCCCGGTGGCGATGTAGCGGCCGTCGCTACAATCGCCGGCCCATGCGCACCCCCAAGCTCGACGCATCGCCGCTGCGGCTGGATCCCGATCGGTCCCTCGAAGGCCTGGTCTGGGCCGAGGTCTTCGGCCGGTCCGGTCCGGTCGAGATCGAGATCGGGATCGGGAAGGGCCGCTTCCTGCTCGCCGCCGCCGCGGCCCGCCCCGACGTGCTGCACCTCGGGGTCGAGTGGGCGAACGAGTTCCTCCGGTTCGCGGAGGACCGGTCCGTCAAGCGTGGCCTCGAGAACATCCGGTTCGTCCGCGTGGACGCCAAGGAGCTCGTCGCCCGTGCGATCCCCCCGGCTTCGGTCCGCGCGTACTACGTCTTCTACCCCGACCCCTGGCCGAAGAAGCGGCACCAGAAACGGCGCTTCATGAACCCCGGGACCCTCGGAGACCTCGCGCGGACCCTGGAGCCGGGCGGGTGGCTGCACGTCGCCACGGATCACGACGACTACTGGTCGGTGATCGAGCCCCTGGTGAACCTCCATCCCGACTTCGAGCGGCAGCCGGTTTTCGGCGGGCCCGACTTCCCCGCCGACCCCGCGCAGCCGCTCACGAACTTCGAGGCGAAGTACGTGGTCGAGGGGCGCAACCGGCACCGCGG encodes:
- the accD gene encoding acetyl-CoA carboxylase, carboxyltransferase subunit beta — translated: MAWFKKEKTTFKPQATDRKFQVPEGLWVKCDNCKEIIYKREVAANANVCPKCNYHFRISARERLAGLYDDGQFREFDTEISPVDALGFSDTKAYAKRIKDYQSSTGLKDALISSEGLLGGQPVVIAVMEYGFMGGSMGSVVGEKVTRCCERALETRSPLIVISCSGGARMQEGALSLMQMAKISTALARLDEKGIPYVSVLTDPTTGGVTASYAMLGDLNIAEPKALIGFAGPRVIEQTIRQKLPVGFQRAEFLVEHGMLDFIVERSQMREVLIQSLRFMMGASAPAPAAVTARAATPVNPT
- a CDS encoding glycosyltransferase family 39 protein, with protein sequence MDANLRWLYRAVAAAAAFLLLLGLDGSALLDPDEARFARTSVEMQRSGDLVVPTFEGRPRLVKPPLVHWIQAFLFWVAGPGEGVARLHAAIATLGSVLLVGWVARRRFGDEGGIWAMAVFATMPLVFGSGRIGMLDALLSVHVFAAVALDLGTPDRPGAQRGIAIGALAGLAFLAKGPVGPLTILVCMLAGRTLAGRDVWPHRRTAAFTLGAFAAVVLPWGLAFVQRIGFDGVAALLHDEVVQRSLEGTAHVEPPWYFGPVLLLGALPWAGPLLSGLVRLIARRNDPEAQTALQAAGALFAGIVMFSLSRGKQPYYILPLFPLAALVATWEIGQELAYPRRRRWASSFVVIVMVSLAVGLGGASALKLEQDLRPAAAVGAAAFALASIAGLWGLLAARPRLVHGGAAIATAVFLVAAIVSAGGPLSERRSARALVASIPALVDPARPVVLAGARAPSLTWYADRIPEHLETAERVGERLGRGDRALFVIAQADLAIVPAKDRERLRELGRVAKFRVFEEAAIPESPAKAPVESLDRPREGR
- a CDS encoding folylpolyglutamate synthase/dihydrofolate synthase family protein, producing MDTVAWLYGLQKLGVKLGLDGIRALLEIADRPDRAFPSILVAGTNGKGSVAAMLDAMLRASGRRTGLYTSPHLVRPNERIRIDGADVDDATLEAGLARVRAYCELGLADARLAAHPSFFEVMTVAALESFRDARVDVAVLEVGLGGRLDATNATEPVAGVITTIGIDHVAQLGASLESIAAEKAHVARKGRPLVTGVTQPAPLGVIRDHARAVGALLVEAHAATLPVDPGEVGLSGAHQRDNARVALVAFERLAAEIGLSPDPRAMREGLRSVRWPARLQWIDGRPAILVDGAHNEDGAQALAAHLDGLRRGRPVLLCAAMRDKDPARILGPIVARSAAVVVARPGVERAADPEELAARLAHPGLPVEACAEVGAALRRACELAGPTGWVLVAGSLYLAGDVLRTLQGGEGAGPVAM
- the trmB gene encoding tRNA (guanosine(46)-N7)-methyltransferase TrmB; amino-acid sequence: MRTPKLDASPLRLDPDRSLEGLVWAEVFGRSGPVEIEIGIGKGRFLLAAAAARPDVLHLGVEWANEFLRFAEDRSVKRGLENIRFVRVDAKELVARAIPPASVRAYYVFYPDPWPKKRHQKRRFMNPGTLGDLARTLEPGGWLHVATDHDDYWSVIEPLVNLHPDFERQPVFGGPDFPADPAQPLTNFEAKYVVEGRNRHRGSWRRR